One Ovis aries strain OAR_USU_Benz2616 breed Rambouillet chromosome 4, ARS-UI_Ramb_v3.0, whole genome shotgun sequence DNA window includes the following coding sequences:
- the C4H7orf25 gene encoding UPF0415 protein C7orf25 homolog, with translation MSANSMLCERIAIAKELIKRAESLSRSRKGGVEGGAKLCSKLKAELKFLQKVEAGKVAIKESHLQSTNLTHLRAIVESAENLEEVVSVLHVFGYTDTFGEKQTLVVDVVANGGHTWVKAIGRKAEALHNIWLGRGQYGDKSIIEQAEDFLQASHQQPVQYSNPHIIFAFYNSVSSPMAEKLKEMGISVRGDIVAVNSLLDHREELQPSESESDDEGPELLQVTRVDRENILASVAFPTEIKVDVCKRVNLDITTLITYVSALSYGGCHFIFKEKVLTEQAEQERKEQVLPQLEAFMKDKELFACESAVKDFQSILDTLGGPGERERAAMLIKRINVVPDQPSERALKLVASSKINSRSLTIFGTGDNLKAITMTANSGFVRAANNQGVKFSVFIHQPRALTESKEALATPLPKDCTTDNEH, from the coding sequence ATGTCTGCAAACTCCATGCTCTGTGAACGCATCGCCATAGCCAAGGAACTGATCAAGAGAGCAGAGTCACTTTCCAGATCAAGAAAAGGCGGCGTCGAAGGTGGGGCCAAGCTGTGCAGCAAGTTGAAGGCGGAATTAAAATTCTTACAGAAAGTAGAAGCTGGAAAAGTAGCTATTAAGGAGTCCCACTTGCAGAGCACTAACCTGACACACCTCAGAGCCATCGTGGAATCAGCAGAAAACCTGGAGGAAGTGGTCAGTGTTCTCCATGTCTTCGGTTACACAGACACCTTTGGAGAAAAGCAGACCCTTGTGGTggatgttgttgcaaatggtggTCATACTTGGGTGAAAGCCATTGGCCGCAAGGCTGAAGCTCTGCATAATATTTGGCTGGGCAGGGGCCAGTATGGTGACAAAAGCATTATTGAGCAGGCTGAAGACTTCCTCCAGGCCAGTCACCAGCAGCCCGTGCAGTATAGCAACCCTCACATCATCTTTGCATTTTACAATAGTGTCTCCAGCCCCATGGCAGAGAAGCTGAAAGAAATGGGCATATCAGTGAGGGGGGACATAGTAGCAGTGAATTCTCTGTTAGATCACCGTGAAGAGCTCCAGCCCAGTGAGAGTGAATCAGATGATGAGGGCCCTGAACTTTTGCAGGTGACCCGGGTAGATCGAGAAAACATCCTAGCAAGTGTCGCGTTTCCTACAGAAATCAAGGTGGACGTGTGCAAAAGAGTCAACTTGGACATTACTACTTTAATCACCTACGTATCTGCCCTCAGCTATGGAGGCTGCCACTTTATCTTCAAAGAAAAAGTGCTCACGGAACAAGCagagcaggagaggaaagagCAGGTTCTGCCACAGCTGGAGGCATTTATGAAAGACAAGGAGTTATTTGCTTGCGAATCTGCTGTCAAGGATTTTCAGTCTATTCTAGATACCTTAGGAGGACCTGGGGAGAGAGAGCGAGCTGCGATGCTGATTAAGCGAATTAATGTTGTCCCAGACCAGCCTTCTGAGCGTGCCTTGAAACTAGTGGCTAGTTCCAAAATTAACAGCCGCTCATTAACAATTTTTGGGACAGGAGACAACCTGAAAGCCATTACAATGACTGCCAATAGTGGTTTTGTCAGGGCTGCCAACAACCAGGGTGTTAAGTTTAGTGTATTTATCCATCAGCCCAGAGCACTTACTGAGAGCAAAGAGGCCCTAGCTACCCCCTTACCAAAGGACTGCACAACTGACAACGAACACTAA
- the MRPL32 gene encoding large ribosomal subunit protein bL32m has protein sequence MAPTMLVLLVPPLPVARGLLWNCWKQLQRKLLQSRPGFPSPPWGPALAVQGPAIFSEPTNDTSGSTETSSLSDSIFWMAAPKNRRSIEVNRCRRRNPHKLIKVKNNIDFCPECGHLKQKHVLCGYCYEKVCKETAEIRRQIGKQEGGPFKAPAVETVVLYSGETPSEHDQGKRIIERERKRPSWFTQS, from the exons ATGGCGCCCACCATGCTGGTGCTGCTGGTTCCGCCGTTGCCCGTAGCCCGAGGACTTCTCTGGAACTGTTGGAAGCAGCTGCAGCGAAAACTTCTGCAGAGCCGACCAGGTTTTCCCAGTCCTCCATGGG GACCAGCGTTAGCGGTCCAAGGTCCAGCTATATTTTCAGAACCAACAAATGATACCAGTGGAAGTACAGAGACGTCCAGCCTTTCGGATAGTATATTTTGGATGGCGGCTCCTAAAAACAGGCGCAGCATTGAAGTGAACCGCTGTAGGAGAAGAAACCCTCATAAGCTTATTAAAGTTAAG aacaatatAGACTTTTGTCCTGAATGTGGTCATCTGAAACAGAAACATGTCCTCTGTGGCTATTGCTATGAGAAGGTGTGCAAGGAGACAGCAGAAATCAGAAGACAGATAGGGAAGCAAGAGGGGGGCCCTTTCAAGGCTCCTGCTGTGGAGACCGTGGTGCTGTACTCGGGGGAGACACCCTCCGAGCACGATCAAGGCAAGAGGATCATTGAGCGCGAGAGGAAGCGGCCGTCCTGGTTCACCCAGAGTTGA
- the PSMA2 gene encoding proteasome subunit alpha type-2, which translates to MAERGYSFSLTTFSPSGKLVQIEYALAAVAGGAPSVGIKAANGVVLATEKKQKSILYDERSVHKVEPITKHIGLVYSGMGPDYRVLVHRARKLAQQYYLVYQEPIPTAQLVQRVASVMQEYTQSGGVRPFGVSLLICGWNEGRPYLFQSDPSGAYFAWKATAMGKNYVNGKTFLEKRYNEDLELEDAIHTAILTLKESFEGQMTEDNIEVGICNEAGFRRLTPTEVKDYLAAIA; encoded by the exons ATGGCGGAGCGTGGTTACAGCTTTTCGCTGACTACATTCAG CCCGTCTGGTAAGCTTGTCCAGATAGAATATGCTTTGGCTGCTGTAGCTGGAGGAGCTCCTTCAGTGGGAATTAAAG ctgcaaaTGGCGTGGTCTTGGCAACTGAGAAGAAACAGAAGTCCATTCTGTATGATGAACGAAGTGTCCACAAAGTGGAACCAATCACCAAGCATATAGGTTTGGTGTATAGTGGCATGGGCCCAGATTACAG ggTACTTGTGCACAGAGCTCGAAAACTAGCTCAACAGTACTATCTTGTTTACCAAGAACCCATTCCCACAGCTCAGCTGGTCCAGAGAGTAGCTTCTGTGATGCAGGAATACACCCAGTCAGG TGGTGTTCGCCCATTTGGAGTTTCTTTACTTATCTGTGGTTGGAATGAGGGACGGCCATATTTATTTCAGTCAGATCCATCT GGAGCTTACTTTGCCTGGAAAGCCACAGCAATGGGAAAGAACTATGTGAATGGGAAGACTTTCCTTGAGAAAAG atATAATGAAGATCTGGAACTTGAAGATGCCATTCATACAGCCATATTAACCCTAAAG GAAAGCTTTGAAGGGCAGATGACAGAAGATAATATTGAAGTTGGAATCTGCAACGAAGCCGGATTTAGGAGGCTTACCCCAACTGAAGTTAAGGATTATTTGGCTGCCATTGCATAA